Below is a genomic region from Equus quagga isolate Etosha38 chromosome 17, UCLA_HA_Equagga_1.0, whole genome shotgun sequence.
GGCATGGTGGGGAAAGATGGTGGAGgccaaagaagagaaatggaattgGGGCCCGGTGCAGTGAATGAGTATATCTCCTACCACTCACAGGTGTGGTATGACATTGAGAGCTACCAGAAGCATCATGGTCCCCAGACCCTATACCTGCCTGTAACTCTAAGCACTGTGAGTATGCCTGGCCCAGCTGCCAACTTCATCTGCCTGTAGGTTTCcagaaggggagggagagtgTGCTTTGGGGTCCAGTACCTAAGTGGGCACAGATGGGCAAGAGTGAAAGATGCTGCAGGACCCAAGGTTGGATAGTGGGGCAACTTCATCCCAGCACTGCTCTTGCCCCAGATCCCCGTGTTCCAGCGTGGAGGGACAATTGTGCCTCGATGGATGCGAGTACGGCGTTCTTCAGAATGTATGAAGGATGACCCCATCACTCTTTTTGTTGCACTCAGCCCCCAGGTGAGTGCATAGGTAGGAAGCCTCCTCAACCATCTGCCTACTTTCCTAGGGTTCTGTCCCTTGGGGATGTGCCCCTCACTCCCTCTTGGGCTCAGGCTCTCACCTATCTCACTTCCTACTCAGGGTACGGCCCAAGGAGAGCTCTTTCTAGATGATGGGCACACGTTCAGCTATCAGACTCACAATGAGTTCCTGCTGCGTCGATTCTCATTCTCTGGCAACACCCTTGTCTCCAGGTAATGAGGTGCCCATTCTTCCTTGGCAGCCTCTGGAGGAGCCTTGGCCTCTGGGATGCTCATAGCTCactgttctcttttcttgaatCAGTaccttctctgggtctccttccctctgctctgacATCTTTCTCCCTGATGGGCATCAATTTTTGCTTCTTCCAGCTCAGCAGACCCCAAAGGCCACTTTGAGACACCAATCTGGATTGAGCGGGTGGTGATAATAGGGGCTGGAAAGCCAGCAGCTGTGGTACTCCAGACAAAAGGTGAATGAGTGATCTGGCCCCCaccctggggcagagctggggataCCTTGCCTGTAGGAAAGTAGTTGTTATGCTAGATAGCATGTTGCTATGACTTgcactctttcttcttcttccaccAGGATCTCCTGAAACCCGGCTGTCCTTCCAGCATGACCCTGAGACCTCTGTGTTGATTCTGCGCAAGCCTGGTGTCAACGTAGCATCCGACTGGAGTATTCACCTGCAATAACCCAAGGGAtgttgtgggggtgggaggtgctaTGGTGATGATGAGAGttactcttccttctgccttggaGTTTGACCCCCCGAGACTACACCTTTCCCATCCCAAGACTCAGATTCTGTCAACATCTGGGCAGGATGAGAGGGCTGTCCCTGAGCTCTGAATTCCTCCGTGATCTCCTGACCTCTCCCACCCCTTTGACACCAAGTCTCCGTTCATCCACCAACACTGTTGCTCTAACTGGAGCACATCCGCCTGTGAAGACCTGCAGACCACAGGGCCcttgctttcccttctcccttcttttagGGGCCCTGAGTCTCCTCCAGATCTTTTCCACTTAATGCCTCTTGTATGCTGATGTCATTTCTTGGAAGAAGATGAGGGCAGTGAGCTTTAGGGCTCTTTTTTCCcttgcccttccctccccaccaaactgctctttcatttcttcctcctggcTCTTCTCTGTCAACCCTCCCCTTTTTACACCCCACTGATACACTGGGACCACCCCTTACCTGATAAGGGATGAATGGATCCCTTATCCATGGAGGTTGCTGGAGAACAGCCTCTTCCCTCTTGTCCCAACCTTTcctctcctcacttccttctaGAGCTGCTGCAGTTCTGACAGGGGCACTTCTACCTCCCGTGTCCCTTGGGGGAAAGAAGTTTCCATTCCTCCTTAAGAGGGGATAGGCATTAAACTTCTTTTGCCCCCTTTTTGTCCCCTTGAGGGGCATTCAAGATGGAGAAATCAGTTGTGGTTTCGTCGAATCACGGTCACCTGTATTTATTGCTGGGAGaaggctgagggtgggggagatGATCATGTGTGCCCGGGGTTGGCTTGAAGccctgggtggggggtggggagattaACTGGGAACCAGGGGGAATATTCCTGGGAATTTTTTTACTTCCTCTTGGCCCCCAGCTGTGAAAGGTTTTgataaaaggagaaacaataaagataaataaataactgtCAGTGTCTGGATTCTGGTTCTGTCCTGAGTCACAGACCCTAGAAGCCTATGGGCCTGACATTTTCATGTACCTTCAGCATAAGCCTCATCAGTTCAGCAAAGTGAGTGCAAGCTTTCCTCAGCTTGCTACATGCCAATATGAAATAGAGGAGCCCAGCAAGGTtatcagattatttatttatgcattcattcatttattgaggaagatcagccctgagctaacatctgctgccaatcctcctctttttgctgaggaagactggtcctgagctaacatctatgcctgtcttcctccagtttatatgtggcatgcctgccatatcatggcttgatgagtggtgccatgtccacacctgggatccgaaccagcggacctcaggccgccgaagtgaaacgtgtgaacttaaccactgtgccaccaggccagccccagattttttttttaaagattttatttttcttccttctccccaaagtcccccagtacatagttgtatattctaattgtaggtccctCTAGCTGTGTCAAGTGGGATGCCACCcgagcgtggcctgatgagtgatgcataggtctgcgcccaggatccgaaccggggaaaccccaggctgctgaagtggaacgcccgtgaactcaaccacttggccgtggggttGGCCTCAAGGTTATCAGATTTTAGTAGGCCTAGTTAATGGTGGTGACCAGAGCTGATGGGGTCCCTCTTAAATAGAAATAGTTATATGGTCAGATGTTCTCACACTAAAAGTTGCTTCCTTTTAGCTAACAGCACTTAAAAAATTTCccattgttggggctggccctgtggcacgtgaattaagtttgcatgttctgctccggcagcctggggttcacgcgTTCAGaaccccgggtgcagacctatgctctgcttgacaagccatgcttgtggtaggcgttccacatataaagtagaggaagatgggtatggatgttagctcagggccggtcttcctcagcaaaaagaggaggactggcagcagacgttagctcagggctaatcttcctcaagaaaaaaaaagatttcccaTTGTTTTAGTGACGGGAAatagttttctccattttgtagacTGACCGCAAGTCTTAGTGACTATATTATAAGAAACAAGTTTGTTTTAGGAAAAATGACTGCTCAGGATGACTTGTGCCTGTGAGGAGGTAGGGGATGTGTTCATGGAATTCCTCAGTCCAAGAAATATTTCCAGTCGCTTTCCTGGGGAGATAGCCTCATGCCTTGgcaccccatccctgcccctgcccctttgTTGTCTGTTGAAGAAATGTGGGCCAGAGGAAACAGTACAGATCCCAGAGTTAGGTGTCTAGAAAGGACACAGGAGAAAATTGCACAATGGCAATtacatagttgtttttttttatcaaCCTTCGTCTTTAAAATTGGGACAGTACCATCCATCAAAAGTTTATGGTGAGGATTATGACACCCAGCACACTGGCACGTGATAGGCCCTAGACTTCATTCATTAGtgtaacaagtatttattgagctacTGTTACTCCGTACTGTGACTgacggatgaatgaatgaatataaggAGAAAACTGACAGGGCCTGGAGGTCAAGTGGGAGGTCTCAGTCTTTCCCACGTGCTCTCACCGGGCTTCTGACCGCCGGCCTCGCGCGCTTGGCACGCCGGATGTGACGTCACCCACTCCCGTGGTTCCCAGAACCAAGCTGTGGGACCGGAAGTTAACCTGGGGGTGTGCAGGGTGACCGGAAGTGGGCCACGGCTCCGCCAGCCCCAGCTCCCGGGAGCCAGTAGAGAAGAGCGCGAGGAAGGCGGGGCACGAGGCGGGGCCGCTGCAGGGGCGGGGTCTGCAGGCTGGCGGGAGGGGGGCGGGGACCCCTCCTCCCTGCCGGACCCCGCCTGCCCCGGCGCCGGCGGCGGTACGGCCATGAAGCTGAAGCTGAAGAACGTGTTTCTCGCCTACTTCCTGGTGTCGATCGCCGGCCTCCTCTACGCGCTGGTGCAGCTCGGtgagcggggcggggcgggggtgcgGCGGGCTGGCCGGAGGGCACCCGCCGCCGTGCATCCCGCCCTGGGGATGAACCCCCGTGCAGACACCATTCATCCGCTCGGCCCTCCGACAGCCGTCTGCGGCCGCCGGACGCGCGCCCCTCTAGAACGCGCCGTGGCTCCCGCCGCACCTCGGATGAAATCCAGACTCCTTCCCAGAGCCTGCAAGGCCCCGCATGATCCTGCCGCCGTCTGCCTCTCCAACCCCATTtccttcccccatctctctctccctgctccaacCACACCGGCTTCATGACAGTTTCTCGAAAACCCTCGCTCATTGCTCTCTCCAGCTCTTaacctgttccctctgcttgcGGTGCTTTTCTCCCAGCTgcctctttctcatccttcaggtctcagctcaaatgtcaccgcctcagagaggccttccctgaccactttAGCAAAAataactcttctttttctggattgTCTTCTCTATCCTATTTGTTTCCTTCATGGCCCTTAGCACAGTTTGTAatggttttattaatttctttgctCAGTGTCTGCCTCCTTCACTCAACTCAacgctccatgagggcagggaaccgtgtctgttttgttccctgctgcatccccagcatcTAAGGCAGTGCCTCCCGGGAggagcattcaataaatatttatccaatGATGGAATCAATTAATTTAATGAGTCCTTGGTCACACAGCTGAGGGAACAGATTCAACCCTGCCTCTTATTCAGGGATTTAGAGACAGAGCCACTGCGTGATCCTCAGGTATTTGAAAGACTGTCCTGTTTTAGGAGATCAACTTGTTCTTTATGGCTCCGGAAAGCAAAATTAGGAACAGCGGGTAGAAAGGATGGAGGCAGATAATCAGCACAGTGTCCAAATGAAAATTGTAACGGATGGAATTTATTAAAGTTTGAGAGGGGCTGCTAACTGAGGCAGTGAGTTCCCCACCACCAGAGGTGTAGAAAATGCTGTTATCAAAGTTGTGAGGAGATTCCTGCATTGGTTAGGAGTTGAAGGAGAAGGTATGGCCCTTTGGGATGCTGAACATGCTGTGGTTCTCTGCCTCCAACCCTGCTTCCTGGGACCAGGCCAGCCATGTgactgcctccctcccctgcGGGCCGCAGCAGAGCAGCTTCGGCAGAAGGATCTGAGGATTTCCCAGCTGCAAGCCGATCTCCGtcgcccaccccctgcccctgcccagccccctgaACCTGAGGCCCTGCCTACTATCTATGTTGTTACCCCCACCTATGCCAGGTATGGGCTCTGGTGCGCTCAAGAGGCCTGCATGGACCAAGAAGTTGGGGTGGATGATAAGGCGTTTGAGGAAGCCCTAGGCCAGGGGATATTCCTCAAACTAGGGCATGCCAAACAACATGATAAATGAAATACATCTTAACTCAAAGACTTGTGGGAAAATGGTGGTGGTTCTCTTAAAATGGACAGGGGTGTACTGTGAAGCAGAATACAAAATTCCTGCGAAATTTTAAGATAGAATAATAAAGTTGCAAAGAAATTTTGAGCTTGCCACTGAGTTCACTCTCTCTCCTTAGGGATCCTTTGGTGagaaagtttgagaacccctTACTAAATTCAAGTAGAAAAGCGCTTGGCCCTACAATCATACCAGGGTCTAGAAACAGTTACGCCAGTTGTTATTGCAGTGTGTTTATTCTCTGCTAGGCGCTGTGATAAgtgctttcctcttttttttttttaattaaaatgtagcTTTGTTACTGATACGGACCAACTGGGGAATATGGTTTTGGATCTGTAGCCAAAGGGCCTGGTAACAGCTCCCTGGAATCAAATGTTGACCCATTTAGGCAGAGGCAGCTCTTAGACTCTTTCCTCCTGCACATGTACACACCCACCATCAACCCTGGGCAGGCAGGCCCATCTGGAGGACGAAGAAGCCTAGAAGAGACTGGGCCAGACCTTCCCACTTCCTTGTCTAAACTCAGATAAATCATCTTCTCCTAGAGAGGGATAAGCCAAGAGGCTCCTCTAATTCTTCTACCTGGAAACCcaaacagaggaggaagagaacctCATCCTACTGGCGTCTTAGAAAGccattatttaatctttaaaacaaaattgttatGAAGTactgttattcttattttatagccaaggaaactgaggcttggggagatTGAGCCATTTTCCCCAGATGTCTCACCTAATAAGTTACAAAGCTGGCATTCAAACCCAGATATGACCCCAAAGCCTATGTCCTTAACTTACAGCCCCCCACAGTCAGAGCCCTGGGGTTGAGGTGGGTGACAGACATGGACTGGAAAAACAGGGCAGTTGTCAGCATTGACAGGCAAGAAAGGGAATTTGGGTATTGGTCGGGGAAAGGTCATGTGGGATGCTAGAAGTGGCCCAGGAGAAGCTATGTATACTGGCTGGAGTGGGCAAATGGTGCCTACCCTTCTCCCTTCTGCTGCATCTCTCCCCTTGCAGGCTGGTGCAGAAGGCGGAGCTGGTGCGGCTGTCCCAGACGCTGAGCCTGGTGCCCCGGCTGCATTGGCTACTGGTAGAGGACGCTGAGAGCCCCACCCCATTGGTCTCTGGGCTGCTGGCTGCCTCTGGCCTCCTCTTCACACACCTGGCCGTTCTCACCCCCAAGGCCCAGCGGCTCCGGGAGGGCGAGCCAGGCTGGGTTCGGCCCCGTGGTGTCGAGCAGCGGAACAGGGCTCTGGACTGGCTCCGAGGTGGAGGGGGTGCCGTAGGGGGAGAGAAGGACCCACCCCCGCCGGGGACCCGAGGAGTTGTTTACTTTGCTGACGATGACAACACCTACAGCCGGGAACTCTTTGAGGAGGTGAGCACTGGGATAAGGATGGGGAAAGAGGCCAAGTGGGGCCAGCTTCATCTGTTGCCTTGGTTACCACTGTTGGTCCAGGCTACTGGATGAGGAGGGGGGAACAATAGGGCAGAGTGACCCAAGTGGTCCTTCCTGATGCTCGCTATCCCCTGGGTTACCCCGTTTCTTCTCTCCTGACCTCTGTTAGATGCGCTGGACCCGTGGTGTCTCAGTGTGGCCAGTTGGGCTTGTGGGCGGCCTGCGATTTGAGGGCCCTCGGGTACAAGATGGTCGGGTCGTGGGCTTCCACACGGCATGGGAGCCCAACAGGCCCTTCCCATTGGATATGGCGGGATTCGCTGTTGCCCTGCCCTTGCTATTGGCTAAGCCCAATGCCCAGTTTGATGCTGCTGCTCCCCGGGGCCACCTGGAGAGCAGTCTCCTGAGCCACCTCGTGGATCCCAAGGACCTAGAGCCACGGGCTGCCAACTGCACTCGGGTaaggggctggaggtgggcacAGAAACCTGGCTCTGGGATGGATGGGGGATGGGAAGAGTGGGAGTGAGGCCCTGGGGAGAAGGACGAAAAGATGGCTGTTTGAACCAGGAGGGATCTTCCAGAGCCCAGATTCAACCTTGCTTACTCTACTGAAGGGGAAGCTGGGAGCCAGGAAGGAAAGTGGTCTCCTGCCACTGTGTCTCCCCAAGTCCTGGGTACCCATGTGGcgcagagaggggaaggggtaaGGCCCCATTTAAGGAATACTAAAGCCTCCCCCTACCCTGCCCTTTCACACTTTGCAGCCAACACTTGGTTTGTAAAGGGGCTGGAGAATCTGTTCTACACTGAGGGCCCCAGAGGCCTGGCTCCAGCCAGGCCTGGCTCTAACCGAAACCCTCCCGGGACAGGTTCTGGTGTGGCATACGCGGACAGAGAAGCCCAAGATGAAGCAAGAGGAGCAGCTACAGCGGCAGGGCCGAGGCTCAGACCCAGCCGTTGAGGTGTGATGGCGGCCCCATCCCGCCCCCCACCTCATcaggcacagagctgggggaCTGAGCCTCTGGCCTGCCCAGGATGTGGTTTTCCAAGTCCTGACCCCTCAGAGCCAGGGGCGGCCCCTCTGCCCCTTCAGCCCCAGGGCGTAGCCCAgctgcttctcccctcccccagcctgccaTGTGGCACTGCCCACAGGCTGGGGACAAGCGGCCCTTGTATTGAGCCAGATTGGCCCTGTCTGGGGCGGAGCAAAAGGACAGAAAGACTCAGGAGGGAGGGCGCCTGAGTAACTGGGTAACTTATTGAGGCTGGGCATGCACTggggggctggaggagctgggctggACCCTCCCCACCTGAGCATGCTGACCCCCTTCCTACCTCCAGAATAAAAAATCTCAACCTGGAGGGGTCACTGTTTTCCTTCGCTTCCCACATCTGGTTCTTGCACTCTGATCCTTACCAGGGTCCAAACTTTGTCATCCTGGCTTCTCTATCAGACAGAAATCAGTTCTCTCAGGGACCCCAACCCAGATGAAGAGAGAGATCGGTGGCTTCAGTCCAAAAGCTTTATTGAGTCTGTGCACCAGAAGCAATCTCCAGTCCTTGTCATTGCCCTGTTTTCCTCTGTTCCCTGGTGGTTCGGCCACAGGGGCTGGGCTCTAGGATACCAGGTTTTCTCTCCTACCCCCGTCCAGCTCACTGACTATCTTTAACCCCTCTAATCCCAGGGCCCCCCCTCCCCGAGAGCCTTGGTAAGGAGTTGTGAGGTTTCCTGTCTTGTccatccctccccttccccccctcCCAATGCCCACCCCAAGCTCTAGGCCACTAGGCCTCAGGTAGACCCTCCTTAGGAGGGGCCTCTAGTGATGGGGCCTCCTCAGGTGCTGGCCTGTGGGCAACCCCTCCCTTTAGCCATGCTGTTTTCAGCATGCCTTTCAGCCCACTAGGAAAGAGATAGCCCTGTGTTTCTCCCTCCCCATTGATGACTCCTCCAAGCCCCTCCAGTGCTGTTTGCAAGTACCGCAGGCCCAGGAGCACCAGAGTCTGTGGGGAAAGCAAGGGAAAGAGGTCAGTGAGGGTTGGCCGTTCCAGGGGCCCCAGTGAGGCAGTGAGGAGGCCCAGATGGAGGGAGGCCTCAGACACGTTGCTGACTTACCTGCAGCACAAAGGTGACAGCCAGCATGCTGCCCAGTGTGCTTGCCAACCCTTGCAGCTGCCCCAGCAGCACACCATGGCATCCTTGGTCCCAGAGATTTAGGTTGGGTTGTCGGGGATCGAAGACGGGGTGAGCATGTGGGTCTGAGAGCTGGCTTTGCAGGCAAGGCCTGGGTGAGTGGGGGTTGCAGCAAGAGAAAGGGACCCCGTCAATCAGATATAGGCCTTCCACATTGCTCTGGATCCGGCTGCAAAGGGAGGGGCAGGGTGTTAGGACGTCTGGAGATAAGAGGCCTGGGGAGAAGCTGCAGGGCACAGGAgttgagaagggaaaaaagtaagaTGTTTACTGACTGCTTTACTGGGTGCTAGGCATGCATAATTCATTTATCTTCACAAAACTCCCTATGATAAGTACTATTaccatctccatttcacaggtgaggaaatggagccaGAGCAGTTTGGTAACatgccctgggtcacacagctaatacatGACAGAGCTGTAACCCATTCTCCCAACCACTATGCTCTATTTATGGCCTGTCCAGGTGAGGGGTTtcaagggaggaggaggaggagggaagaagcaaATCACTCACTCAACCACGTCCTGGTCATTGGGATCCAGGTAACGGCTGCTGACCCACTGGATCCCAAACCAATCCTTGTACCCATGGCGTCCGCAGCAGTGGTACCTGAGCTGCAGCTCATCCAACAGCCGTTTGGCATGACAGTGTCCAGGCACCTCTGTGTCCTTGTAGTGAGCCAAGGCAGTCGCCAGGCCCTCCTCCAGCCCTATGTCCAGACTCCCAGGTAGAGCCAGGGCTAGCCCCAGGGCAAGGACCaggagccccccgcccccagcagtgCTAGCCACCAGCAGTGGGCCCAGGACCCCTCGCCAGGGAGGGTATTGAGCCGCATCCAGACTGGCCCTGCTGGCTCCTGCACCCACCAGTCCTGTGCCCAGAGCCACTGCACCGGCTGCCAGGGCAACCTGAGGCAGGGCAGCGAATGGGCAGGAGGGAGCCAGGAAGGTGCCAAGGTGCCACAGCTGGACCAGGAGATGCCCGCTACAGAGGAGGGTGAGGCCACCAGCCAGCGCCAGAAGCCACGAGAGGAGCCAGAGCCCCTGTGCCAGACGGATGCGGGGCTGGAGGGGCAGCACCAGGGGCAACACCGGCGCCATCTCCCATCTCTACCCAAGGGAGAGCAGAGCTGTCAGGGCTGGGGATTGGCCGGGGCAGGATGCTGAGTCAGCCCAGCTCGGCTTGAGCTGGGCTAATGCCACCCTGACCCCAATACCCTGGGCAGCCTCCCATCCCCAGCCTTAATAACTCGCCGCCTTGTCCCCTGCCAGCCGCAATTCGGGATGCCTTGGCCTTGCCCCTTAGGAAAAGTCCCTCCCCCAGGCAGAGGGCCTATTTCGTGACCCCGCCTCTGCCCCCTCgcggaagtggggagggagggctggtcGGCTCTGCCCGAGGGGCTAGGGGCTGGGGGGCGGAGACCTCGGGACCCGCGCTGTCTCCCAGGTCCCCAGGGAATCCGGGGGCGGGGATCCGGAAGGGCCTGGAGGGCGGAGGCCTGGAGACGGCCTGGGGGTCAGCGGGTTGGCCCCGCCCGCGTGCTAAGCCGGGAGGCCCGGACAGGGAGGGGTTACCAGGCGGCccggccccccccaccccggcccgcCCCCCCTCCTGCGCTTCCTGGCGGCTCCGCGTCCGGCGCCTGTTTGTGCTGCGGCGCTGGGGCCCGGGACGGCCCCGCCACCCCACCCCCGGGAGCCGAGAGCGGCCCCGGGAGAGTCCGAGGCCCCGGTGGGCCCCGGAGTCGGCGGCCCCCGCCCCACAGCGCCCCCTCCAGGCCCTTTCCCCGCGCCCGACAGCGCCCCCGGGGGGTGGCACGGCGCCCTTGCGCGCGCGCCCCGGGGtgcttccccttcccctctccctggccATGGCCCCAGCGGCTTAGACGcctcctccgccgccgccgctcgGAGCAAGCCGGGGGGCCGGATGGACGGGGCCGGGGGGCCCGGTGAGtacggggcggggcgggcggcgtGCTCCTTCCCGGAGCGCCCGGCCGGTCGGGCGCCGCCAGTGCCCGACGGCTGTCTGCTGGCGTCCCCGCGTGCTCTCGGCCCCAGGGGCTCTGAGCATCCTCCACTGTTCTCAGGTCGCTTCCCCTACTTACTTGGGTTCCCCTACCGTCACTTCGGACTTCCCCAACGTCATCCTGCCCCTCGATGTTTCCCTGCCTCCTATGTTCTTCTGGGCCTTTTCTCCTGGTATTTCGGGTCTTTTTACTTCTGACTCCCTCTGTCACCTTGGGCCCTTCACTGTGACTCTGTCTCCACTGATACCTGTCATTCTAGTTCTCTCCTGGTCCACTGAGTCCTCAGGACGACTGTACTCTTGGGTCCCCCGTTCTCTCCCGTTCCCCCTGCTCAGTTTCTCTGCCTCCCCTGGAGACCCGAGCTTGCTCTGGGTTGGGCCTGTCGTCCCTCACCAGGACTGCACCTCCCTCTGTGGTTCCCACGTTCTTCGGCAGTACTCCATATTTCCTCCGGTACTCCATGGTACTCCCTGTCTTTGCGGAGGCTGGAATGGCAGCAGGAAGGGAGCTTTGCCAGGTTCCTTGCCTGCCTTGCCACAAGGAGGCTCTTGATCCTCTACCACCCATCTCCTCCCCTCTGGGCGAGCCCCAAGCCTGGGGCTGCTTGAAGGGGGCAGTCCTATTGGACAAATGCAAAGTTGAGGGGAGAGAAGCCCTCAGCCCTTTCCTCTGGTGGTGGGCACATTCTGAGTGCTTCTTGCCCCTTTCCCAGGTGAGGGCCCTGCTCAGGAGGTCCTGCGGTCCTTGAGCCAGCGGCTTCAGGTGCAGGAGAAGGAGATGGAGCTGGTAAAGGCGGCCCTGGCGGAAGCCCTTCGCCTGCTGCGGCTGCAGgcaccccccacctccctgcagGACGCTGGCATACCAGCTCCTACAATGGACAGGTATGCATATCGCCacaccctcttcctccttcttcctggggcCTGTAGGGGCATCGGGTTTGATTCATTGTCTCCCCAGCAGCCCTGCAGCGCCCCCAGGACTACCACCCACATGCAGCCCCTCCTTGGTGAGCCGAGGCACCCAGACGGAGGTGCAGATGGAGCCATCCCCTGGACCCCCTGGCCTGAGCAacgggcccccagcccctcagggGGGCAGTGAAGAGCCTAGTGGGACACAGTCTGAAGGAGGGGGCAGTAGCAGCAGCGGCACTGGCTCCCCTGGCCCCCCGGGGATCCTCAGGCTTGTGCAGCCCCCACAGCGTGCTGATACGTAAGCGTCTTGTGGCAGAGGCTGGGAAGGGTGGGAGGGTTGGCGAGCTTGATTAGAGGGACTGACCTTCACCTGCTCACTGTGCTCTTGCCAGGCCACGGAgaaattcttcctcctcctcatccccttCAGAGCGGCCTCGACAGAAACTCTCCCGGAAGGCAGCTTCCTCGGCCAACCTGTTATTGCGttcagggagcacagagaggtgGGCGAGGCTCCCCCCCAACCTGCCCGCCCCACGCTCAGGCTCTTGACTTTCCACATCCCTCACCTCACTtccctgggtggggtggggggacctCATTgcccaacaggaagaaaggaacaagcaCTCCTGGGGCGCCTGCTGTGTACCCGGCGCTGTGCCAAACCCTCGACCTTCTCCATCTCATTCAGTCCCCACGACATCCTTGGGGGGTAGGTGGTCTCATGCTGTTCATTGTCCAGGTGAggaagcaggctcagagagggtaagtcatttgcctggggtcacacagctagagtCAGGATTCAACCTCACTTCTTCCAGACTCCACTTCCCCTGCCCTTTCCACCTTATCACGGCATACCTTCCAAGATTCCAAGAGGCTTTTCCCAAAGCTCCCATGATTTGCATGGAATACTGTTTTCAGAGTTTCAGCCCACCTTCCTCACCCCAGTCTGCTAGGCTTTGCTTCTAGAGTCCAAGGAGAGATCCTGGTGGCTGAGCACAGTTGT
It encodes:
- the B3GAT3 gene encoding galactosylgalactosylxylosylprotein 3-beta-glucuronosyltransferase 3; protein product: MKLKLKNVFLAYFLVSIAGLLYALVQLGQPCDCLPPLRAAAEQLRQKDLRISQLQADLRRPPPAPAQPPEPEALPTIYVVTPTYARLVQKAELVRLSQTLSLVPRLHWLLVEDAESPTPLVSGLLAASGLLFTHLAVLTPKAQRLREGEPGWVRPRGVEQRNRALDWLRGGGGAVGGEKDPPPPGTRGVVYFADDDNTYSRELFEEMRWTRGVSVWPVGLVGGLRFEGPRVQDGRVVGFHTAWEPNRPFPLDMAGFAVALPLLLAKPNAQFDAAAPRGHLESSLLSHLVDPKDLEPRAANCTRVLVWHTRTEKPKMKQEEQLQRQGRGSDPAVEV
- the ROM1 gene encoding rod outer segment membrane protein 1 isoform X1 — its product is MAPVLPLVLPLQPRIRLAQGLWLLSWLLALAGGLTLLCSGHLLVQLWHLGTFLAPSCPFAALPQVALAAGAVALGTGLVGAGASRASLDAAQYPPWRGVLGPLLVASTAGGGGLLVLALGLALALPGSLDIGLEEGLATALAHYKDTEVPGHCHAKRLLDELQLRYHCCGRHGYKDWFGIQWVSSRYLDPNDQDVVDRIQSNVEGLYLIDGVPFSCCNPHSPRPCLQSQLSDPHAHPVFDPRQPNLNLWDQGCHGVLLGQLQGLASTLGSMLAVTFVLQTLVLLGLRYLQTALEGLGGVINGEGETQGYLFPSGLKGMLKTAWLKGGVAHRPAPEEAPSLEAPPKEGLPEA
- the ROM1 gene encoding rod outer segment membrane protein 1 isoform X2, with translation MAPVLPLVLPLQPRIRLAQGLWLLSWLLALAGGLTLLCSGHLLVQLWHLGTFLAPSCPFAALPQVALAAGAVALGTGLVGAGASRASLDAAQYPPWRGVLGPLLVASTAGGGGLLVLALGLALALPGSLDIGLEEGLATALAHYKDTEVPGHCHAKRLLDELQLSRIQSNVEGLYLIDGVPFSCCNPHSPRPCLQSQLSDPHAHPVFDPRQPNLNLWDQGCHGVLLGQLQGLASTLGSMLAVTFVLQTLVLLGLRYLQTALEGLGGVINGEGETQGYLFPSGLKGMLKTAWLKGGVAHRPAPEEAPSLEAPPKEGLPEA